A genomic window from Lactobacillus sp. ESL0677 includes:
- a CDS encoding ABC transporter permease, with protein MRFIRLFLFHAKDYLSDQYFVWLTITSTTAIFLMQYTIAYANHNLDNSMLWLQSGIFGMWSSCTTVAGCISFEKYKGTLPYLLNNQFDERASLITLLLPASAYGLCAFPLSFLLAKILGVATGNVNLQLILIIFLLWLGAAIMGMLIASFLTLTADAMVYETLIGTPILLLAGLFGNSKILEPITNFSQWLIPITAPIATLTRQVTFNWLSYGVSLGLWLLLINVVVRKVNFLARKKGALKIL; from the coding sequence ATGCGTTTTATTCGTTTATTCCTCTTTCACGCTAAAGATTATCTGTCTGACCAATACTTTGTTTGGTTGACAATTACCAGTACTACCGCGATTTTTTTAATGCAGTACACCATTGCCTACGCCAATCACAACTTGGATAATTCCATGTTATGGTTGCAAAGTGGTATTTTTGGAATGTGGTCATCATGTACAACAGTCGCTGGCTGCATCAGTTTTGAAAAATATAAGGGAACACTACCTTATTTATTGAATAATCAATTCGATGAGCGTGCATCCCTAATCACACTCCTATTACCCGCTTCTGCCTACGGTCTGTGTGCCTTTCCACTCAGCTTTTTATTAGCCAAAATACTTGGCGTTGCTACCGGCAATGTTAATTTGCAACTAATCTTGATTATTTTTCTATTATGGCTTGGCGCGGCTATCATGGGAATGCTAATTGCTTCATTTTTAACACTAACAGCCGATGCAATGGTCTACGAAACATTAATCGGAACACCAATCCTTCTGTTAGCCGGCTTATTTGGCAATAGCAAAATTCTAGAACCCATAACTAATTTTTCACAATGGCTAATTCCAATTACCGCACCAATTGCAACATTGACTAGACAAGTTACTTTCAACTGGTTGTCGTACGGCGTTAGTCTAGGTCTATGGCTGCTTTTAATTAATGTTGTTGTCAGAAAAGTCAACTTTTTGGCTAGAAAGAAAGGAGCTCTGAAGATTCTCTAA
- a CDS encoding ABC transporter permease: protein MNKVVWQDFWQSIKHTKGQFLSIFGLMMIGAFALVGLMVTGPDMRDTGNHYAQTLKTPDLTVISNYGLDKQDTQKIRHAAGSQTVEFGYMTDAVLKNSHESWRIFSKPQKVGRYELRSGRLPRANNEIAVAAHFQKRYKLGQTIAFTEKKSLLGTKMLRRHQFKIVGFVRSSQILSNVNLGQSNSGTGELKGYAVILPADFDQSIYTTANLTYRNLRGLDSYGKLYATRLNDHKRTLEHTLKTEAPKRKRRIVTAAQQKLKAQTAKITAAKAKIQTGRQNLITAKNELQLRQAQLTAQASQISAPTPAQQAQLAAAKQESTTKAQLLRKKEQQLAHAAAQAKSKLAAGERQIKQSQKLLDKLPAPTYHVYNRREIPGGEGDLVYSTVAQVVEDLAKVFPIFLYFVAALVTFTTMNRFIDEERINSGTMKALGYDDYVIINKFILYGFLAGTLGTIAGVYLGHTLMPQIVYHAYYQSLTLPPIEEHFYWQISLIALLLAWISSVLPAYLTARTEFKEKPAALLLPKPPVAGSKILLEKIPFIWQHLNFTHKVTARNIFRYKKRMLMTIFGVCGSATLLFTGFAVKNSISNMNDRQFNDLIHYNLIVAQQSPISASEKTALNHQLKTDSVRQEMPIYYQSLTKIAGKNGDTQDITMIVPQDKKQFHQYLHLDQRRTKRPISLTNQGIVISERLASLLGVKPGEHITLTDQDNHQRTMKVAAITEMYMGHFALMTPTVYQNIFGRQFKSNANLVILKNGSRQNTRNMAAKFMKLNGVSGVVQNTAISQELDVVVQSLNMIMLVLIIVAGLLAIVILYNLTNINIAERIRELSTIKVLGFYDNEVTMYIYRETILLTCIGILVGYLTGDLLYQYILYVVPPANVMFNPALSVDSFLWPLGVVGVITIALGFIVNHKLKNLDMLAALKSVD from the coding sequence ATGAACAAAGTTGTTTGGCAAGATTTTTGGCAGTCAATTAAGCATACTAAAGGACAATTTTTATCAATTTTTGGCTTAATGATGATTGGCGCTTTTGCCCTTGTAGGCTTGATGGTTACAGGACCTGACATGCGCGACACAGGGAATCATTATGCCCAAACGCTAAAGACACCGGACTTAACAGTTATCAGCAATTATGGCTTAGACAAACAAGATACTCAGAAAATCCGGCATGCTGCTGGCAGCCAAACTGTCGAATTCGGCTACATGACGGACGCTGTGTTGAAAAATAGCCACGAAAGCTGGCGTATTTTTTCAAAGCCGCAAAAGGTTGGTCGCTACGAACTGCGCTCTGGTCGTTTGCCACGAGCTAACAATGAAATTGCCGTTGCCGCTCATTTTCAAAAACGGTACAAATTGGGTCAGACAATTGCTTTTACCGAAAAAAAGAGTCTCTTAGGTACAAAAATGTTACGGCGGCACCAATTTAAGATTGTTGGGTTCGTTCGCTCTAGCCAAATATTATCTAATGTCAATCTTGGTCAAAGCAATAGCGGTACTGGTGAGTTAAAGGGATACGCTGTTATTTTGCCCGCTGATTTTGACCAAAGCATCTACACAACGGCTAATTTAACTTATCGCAACCTGCGCGGACTTGACTCCTATGGTAAGCTTTATGCCACTCGTCTTAACGACCATAAGCGCACACTTGAACACACGCTAAAGACTGAAGCTCCTAAACGCAAGCGAAGAATTGTTACTGCAGCTCAACAAAAATTAAAGGCGCAAACTGCTAAAATCACGGCTGCTAAGGCCAAAATTCAAACTGGAAGACAAAATTTAATTACTGCTAAAAATGAACTACAATTGCGGCAAGCACAACTTACAGCTCAAGCTAGCCAAATTAGCGCCCCTACGCCTGCTCAGCAAGCACAATTAGCTGCAGCTAAACAAGAATCAACTACTAAGGCACAACTATTACGGAAAAAAGAGCAGCAGTTAGCTCACGCTGCTGCCCAAGCCAAAAGCAAACTAGCAGCTGGTGAGCGTCAAATTAAGCAATCGCAAAAATTGCTCGATAAATTACCAGCACCTACCTACCACGTTTATAATCGGCGCGAAATCCCTGGCGGCGAAGGCGACCTTGTCTACAGCACAGTAGCACAAGTGGTTGAAGACCTTGCCAAAGTCTTTCCTATTTTCTTGTATTTTGTTGCCGCACTAGTTACCTTCACAACGATGAATCGGTTCATTGACGAGGAACGAATCAACTCTGGTACCATGAAGGCTCTTGGCTATGACGATTACGTCATTATTAACAAATTTATTCTGTATGGTTTTCTTGCAGGAACGCTCGGGACAATTGCTGGTGTCTATTTGGGACATACATTAATGCCGCAAATTGTTTACCATGCTTATTACCAGTCACTAACTTTACCGCCGATTGAAGAGCACTTTTACTGGCAAATCAGTCTAATCGCGCTTCTGCTTGCCTGGATCAGTTCGGTTTTGCCAGCATACTTAACTGCTAGAACTGAATTCAAGGAAAAGCCAGCAGCGCTCTTGTTGCCTAAACCACCTGTTGCCGGCTCTAAAATTTTATTAGAAAAAATCCCGTTTATTTGGCAGCATCTCAATTTCACCCATAAAGTCACTGCACGCAACATTTTTCGGTATAAAAAGCGCATGCTCATGACTATCTTCGGTGTTTGTGGCTCTGCTACTCTACTCTTTACTGGTTTTGCCGTTAAAAACTCAATCAGCAACATGAATGATCGCCAATTTAATGACCTCATCCACTACAACTTGATTGTTGCTCAACAATCGCCGATTTCCGCTAGTGAAAAAACAGCGTTAAATCACCAGCTCAAAACTGACAGCGTTAGACAAGAAATGCCAATCTACTATCAGTCCTTGACTAAAATTGCTGGCAAAAACGGTGACACACAAGACATCACAATGATTGTGCCGCAAGATAAAAAACAATTTCACCAGTATTTGCATTTAGACCAGCGCCGAACTAAACGGCCAATCTCATTAACTAATCAAGGGATTGTGATTTCAGAGCGACTTGCTAGCTTATTAGGAGTCAAACCTGGCGAGCATATTACCTTGACCGACCAAGATAATCACCAGCGCACAATGAAAGTCGCCGCAATTACAGAAATGTATATGGGGCACTTTGCATTAATGACGCCGACGGTTTATCAAAATATCTTTGGCAGGCAGTTTAAGTCCAATGCCAACCTTGTTATTCTCAAAAATGGCTCACGTCAAAATACTCGCAACATGGCCGCTAAGTTTATGAAATTAAATGGTGTGAGTGGCGTCGTTCAAAACACTGCAATCAGTCAGGAACTTGATGTCGTCGTTCAATCGCTCAATATGATTATGCTTGTCTTGATAATTGTAGCGGGATTGCTCGCAATCGTAATTTTGTATAATTTAACTAATATTAATATTGCTGAACGGATTCGTGAACTTTCCACTATTAAAGTCCTTGGCTTTTATGATAATGAAGTTACAATGTACATCTATCGCGAGACAATATTGCTGACTTGTATCGGAATTTTGGTCGGCTACTTGACAGGCGACCTACTTTACCAATACATCCTCTATGTTGTACCGCCAGCTAATGTCATGTTCAATCCTGCCCTGTCTGTCGATAGCTTTCTTTGGCCGTTAGGCGTAGTTGGGGTAATTACGATTGCACTCGGTTTTATTGTTAATCATAAATTGAAAAATCTTGACATGCTGGCAGCTCTAAAGTCTGTTGATTAA
- a CDS encoding Cof-type HAD-IIB family hydrolase has protein sequence MKEIPFKAVAVDMDGTFVNDEKTFDHQRFDKILTELRKHHIHFIASSGRPLSRLQKDFYGFLDRIDIVADNGSILTQDNNIILRHVFTYQAGIKLISFIQQNYPATEITASGLERSYLSKQASAKFKSSMHFFYPNVIEVADLTDLPTSDNLTKLTLNCDANLASELEARFNQNSSERIHCTTSGFDNIDVMPNRVNKGQGIKYFLRYFNVKPEELIAFGDGMNDKEMIELAGFGYAMKNGNPKLKKIAKYEAPSNNDMGVLQVLEEYLK, from the coding sequence ATGAAAGAGATTCCTTTTAAGGCCGTTGCCGTTGACATGGACGGTACCTTTGTAAATGACGAAAAGACGTTTGACCACCAACGTTTTGATAAAATCCTAACCGAATTGCGCAAGCATCATATCCACTTCATCGCTTCCAGCGGGCGACCATTATCTCGCTTGCAAAAAGACTTTTATGGCTTTTTAGACCGAATTGATATTGTTGCTGACAATGGCTCCATTTTGACACAGGATAACAATATTATTTTACGGCACGTTTTTACTTATCAAGCAGGTATTAAATTAATCAGTTTTATCCAACAAAATTACCCAGCAACCGAAATTACCGCTAGCGGACTTGAACGTTCTTATCTTAGCAAGCAGGCTTCCGCAAAATTCAAAAGTTCAATGCATTTTTTCTATCCAAATGTCATTGAAGTTGCGGACTTAACAGACTTGCCAACTAGCGACAATCTGACTAAACTTACCCTTAATTGCGATGCAAACTTAGCCAGTGAACTTGAAGCCAGATTTAACCAAAACAGCAGCGAGCGAATCCACTGCACAACAAGTGGCTTTGATAATATTGACGTGATGCCTAATCGCGTTAACAAAGGACAAGGCATCAAATATTTTCTGCGTTATTTCAACGTTAAACCAGAGGAACTAATTGCCTTCGGTGATGGCATGAATGACAAGGAGATGATTGAACTCGCCGGCTTTGGTTACGCAATGAAAAATGGCAATCCCAAGCTAAAGAAAATTGCCAAGTACGAAGCTCCAAGCAATAATGATATGGGTGTACTGCAGGTTTTAGAAGAATATTTAAAATAA
- a CDS encoding amino acid permease, producing the protein MDEIGSNKKYISWPVLTLMAFCTVIGLDDIMYNFQNQGMPVVTSWIIMCIFYVIPYSLMVGQLGSVFNKEGGGLSSWVRGTDGEFLGYFTAWTYWAASIPYAVDSANTIIVDIGWAVTGSGKFQDQISNKNFALMTFAMFIIFIIVEHYFSRSMEVLSTIGGGMMLIMTFMFVFLAFVGLSKSGGHMATTNFTWHSLIPKFDMHYWTTIAMLIYALNGCELVAPYVTKMKKPKSDFPKAMIALAIMTIFLTVFGSFALGIYFNANHIPNDLKMNGEYYVFDMVGRQYGLGKGLLYLWSWTSVFYNAALLAVLLDAMTRMLISDTGDKYMPKFLRKKNKNGLPINGYILTVALSAFIMLLGIFLPNMNDIFNWLLNLNGIISPGVTCWIFYSFMRIRKNSKKFSSDYVFIKNDKLAYLAGFFLLIVTAVATVLGIAPLDVKQFSSYWWYELIINIVAIVVLIGLGVILPSIRRREEEYGIAFSRNQWITMFVLIIGSIILDLYLGGHNIGMMNLGQLKLGLNIIIIVIEAILAVLLCWLVGRKKPNNVQD; encoded by the coding sequence GTGGATGAAATAGGTTCAAACAAGAAATATATTTCGTGGCCGGTATTAACTCTGATGGCTTTTTGTACTGTTATCGGCTTAGACGACATCATGTACAACTTCCAAAATCAGGGAATGCCTGTTGTCACTTCATGGATTATCATGTGTATTTTTTACGTGATTCCATATTCTTTAATGGTTGGTCAGTTAGGATCAGTCTTTAATAAGGAAGGTGGGGGACTATCATCATGGGTCCGCGGAACAGACGGCGAATTTTTGGGCTACTTTACCGCTTGGACATACTGGGCAGCCTCAATTCCATATGCGGTTGATTCAGCTAACACAATTATCGTCGACATTGGCTGGGCCGTCACTGGCTCCGGCAAGTTTCAGGACCAAATTTCAAACAAGAACTTTGCTCTGATGACTTTTGCCATGTTCATTATCTTCATTATTGTTGAACACTACTTCTCAAGATCAATGGAAGTATTATCAACAATTGGCGGTGGCATGATGTTAATTATGACCTTCATGTTTGTCTTTTTAGCCTTTGTTGGACTAAGCAAATCTGGCGGTCACATGGCAACCACCAACTTCACTTGGCACTCACTTATTCCTAAGTTTGACATGCATTACTGGACTACCATTGCCATGTTAATCTATGCCCTCAACGGTTGTGAATTAGTTGCGCCATACGTTACTAAAATGAAGAAGCCAAAATCTGACTTTCCTAAAGCAATGATTGCTCTAGCAATTATGACCATCTTCTTAACTGTCTTTGGTTCATTTGCTCTTGGTATTTACTTCAATGCCAATCATATTCCAAATGACCTGAAGATGAACGGTGAATACTACGTCTTCGACATGGTTGGTAGACAATATGGTCTTGGCAAAGGTCTACTCTACTTGTGGTCTTGGACATCTGTCTTTTATAACGCTGCTCTTTTAGCCGTTTTACTAGACGCCATGACCAGAATGTTGATTTCTGATACCGGTGACAAGTACATGCCGAAGTTCTTACGCAAAAAGAACAAAAACGGTTTGCCAATCAACGGCTATATCTTAACTGTTGCCTTGTCAGCTTTCATCATGTTACTTGGTATTTTCTTACCTAACATGAATGACATTTTTAATTGGTTATTAAACCTCAACGGTATCATCTCACCAGGTGTTACCTGCTGGATTTTCTATTCCTTCATGCGAATTAGAAAGAACTCTAAGAAATTTTCGTCTGACTATGTCTTTATCAAAAATGATAAACTAGCTTATCTTGCAGGATTCTTCCTATTAATAGTTACAGCTGTTGCAACTGTTTTAGGAATTGCCCCGCTAGACGTTAAACAGTTCAGCAGTTATTGGTGGTATGAATTAATCATTAATATTGTCGCAATTGTTGTCTTAATCGGGCTAGGCGTAATTTTGCCAAGTATTAGACGTCGCGAAGAAGAATATGGCATTGCCTTCAGCCGCAATCAATGGATTACAATGTTTGTCCTGATTATCGGCTCAATCATTCTTGATCTCTACCTTGGCGGTCACAACATTGGCATGATGAATTTGGGTCAATTAAAATTAGGCTTAAACATTATCATTATTGTGATTGAAGCCATCTTAGCAGTTCTACTTTGCTGGTTAGTTGGCAGAAAAAAACCAAATAATGTCCAAGATTAA
- a CDS encoding ABC transporter ATP-binding protein: MSYIEVRHNFKKYQTGDTEVLANNDVSFSVEQGELAIILGASGAGKSTILNILGGMDTNTSGDVIIDGQDIAKYNKRQLTTYRRNDIGFVFQFYNLIQNLTAKENVELASEIVKDALDPVQTLIDVGLQKRINNFPAELSGGEQQRVAIARAIAKNPKILLCDEPTGALDYETGKSVLQIIANMSREKGATVIIVTHNSTIAPIADRVIHFHDGQVTQIEQNPHPEAIANVKW; this comes from the coding sequence ATGAGCTACATTGAGGTAAGACATAATTTTAAAAAATATCAAACTGGTGACACAGAAGTATTGGCCAATAATGATGTTAGTTTTTCTGTTGAACAAGGTGAACTCGCGATTATTTTAGGGGCATCTGGTGCCGGTAAGTCGACCATTCTTAATATTTTGGGTGGGATGGATACCAACACTAGCGGCGACGTCATCATTGATGGTCAAGATATCGCTAAGTATAACAAACGGCAATTAACCACTTACCGCAGAAACGATATTGGCTTTGTTTTTCAATTTTATAATCTGATTCAAAATTTGACAGCCAAAGAAAATGTGGAACTTGCTTCAGAAATTGTTAAGGACGCATTAGATCCGGTACAGACACTAATTGATGTTGGTTTGCAAAAGCGCATTAATAATTTTCCGGCTGAACTGTCGGGCGGAGAGCAGCAACGAGTCGCAATTGCCCGCGCAATCGCTAAGAACCCCAAGATTTTGCTCTGCGACGAGCCAACTGGTGCCCTAGATTATGAAACTGGAAAGAGTGTCTTACAAATCATCGCCAATATGAGCCGGGAAAAAGGTGCTACGGTAATCATTGTCACACATAACAGCACCATTGCGCCAATTGCTGACCGTGTGATTCACTTTCATGATGGTCAAGTCACACAAATTGAGCAAAATCCCCATCCTGAAGCAATCGCCAATGTTAAATGGTAA
- a CDS encoding ABC transporter ATP-binding protein yields the protein MENILSVKHLKKIYQNGQQSFDALVDVSFTIAKGEIVSLLGPNGAGKTTTVSIIGGYLIPTSGQIFINGQEITTAKRRPRMGVSFGGELGFYRNATARQNLAFFADLAKISYRQQKDEIKRVLEIVDLANVADKKAGTFSKGMTQRLHIARALLGQPNLLLLDEPTSGLDVEIAKSIRDTIKYLANSGISILLTSHTMSEVETLADHIVLLGGGKVFATGSVNDIVNLSKVSHIDRPATLEESYLALAPQLRRK from the coding sequence TTGGAAAATATATTATCAGTTAAACACTTAAAAAAGATTTATCAAAACGGACAACAGTCGTTTGACGCACTTGTTGACGTTTCTTTCACAATTGCTAAAGGCGAAATTGTTTCGCTCTTAGGACCTAATGGTGCTGGCAAAACCACCACCGTATCAATTATTGGCGGCTATTTAATTCCTACTTCTGGGCAGATATTTATTAATGGCCAAGAAATTACTACTGCAAAAAGACGACCACGAATGGGCGTTTCTTTTGGTGGCGAATTGGGCTTTTATCGCAACGCAACTGCTAGACAAAACCTGGCTTTCTTTGCCGATTTAGCCAAGATCTCCTATCGCCAGCAAAAAGATGAAATTAAACGCGTTCTAGAAATTGTAGACTTAGCGAATGTGGCTGACAAAAAGGCAGGAACATTTTCAAAAGGGATGACCCAGAGATTACATATCGCCCGAGCACTTTTAGGTCAACCTAATTTACTCTTACTTGATGAACCAACAAGTGGGCTTGATGTTGAAATTGCTAAGAGCATTCGTGACACAATTAAATATTTGGCAAATAGCGGGATTAGTATTTTACTAACTAGCCATACAATGAGCGAGGTTGAGACCTTGGCTGACCACATTGTTTTACTTGGCGGTGGTAAAGTCTTTGCCACTGGCAGTGTTAACGATATTGTTAACTTGTCAAAAGTCAGTCACATTGACAGACCAGCAACACTAGAGGAATCTTACTTAGCCTTAGCACCACAGTTAAGGAGGAAGTAA
- a CDS encoding YebC/PmpR family DNA-binding transcriptional regulator, translated as MSGHSKWHNIQGRKNAQDAKRGKIFQKLSREIYMAAKNGGPDPSGNPNLRMVMDKARANNMPKTNIDRALKKAEGNSDEHYDEITYEGYAPGGVAVFVEALTDNKNRTASSVRVAFTRNGGSLGATGSVAYMFDRKGYIAIDRTTTDADEDQMLLDVMDAGGDDLQTSDEVYEIYTDPKQLAQVRDALEKAGYKLANAELTMIPENTTPVPEDKKEQFANLVDALEDDDDVQNVYTAAADED; from the coding sequence ATGTCAGGACATTCAAAATGGCACAATATTCAAGGCCGCAAGAATGCGCAAGACGCTAAGAGAGGTAAAATTTTCCAAAAACTATCTCGTGAGATATATATGGCTGCAAAGAATGGTGGTCCTGACCCCTCAGGGAATCCTAACTTGCGGATGGTAATGGATAAAGCTCGTGCTAACAACATGCCTAAGACTAACATTGACCGTGCACTCAAAAAGGCTGAAGGAAATTCAGACGAGCACTACGATGAGATTACTTATGAAGGCTATGCACCTGGCGGTGTTGCTGTTTTTGTTGAAGCTTTGACTGATAACAAGAACCGGACAGCTTCTTCAGTTCGTGTTGCTTTTACGCGTAATGGTGGTTCACTTGGTGCTACTGGTTCAGTTGCTTATATGTTTGACCGTAAGGGTTACATTGCAATTGACCGGACAACAACTGATGCTGATGAAGACCAAATGTTACTTGACGTAATGGATGCTGGTGGCGATGACTTGCAAACTAGCGATGAAGTTTACGAGATTTACACTGATCCTAAGCAGTTAGCACAAGTTCGTGACGCTTTAGAAAAGGCTGGCTATAAGCTTGCTAACGCTGAGTTAACGATGATTCCTGAGAATACTACACCAGTACCAGAAGACAAGAAGGAACAATTTGCTAACCTTGTTGACGCCTTAGAAGACGATGACGATGTGCAAAATGTTTACACTGCCGCTGCTGATGAAGATTAG